CCAGAGCGCTTATGTTTATTGATCCTAAAGCGGCTGAAAAACTGTTTGAGGATATCCAGCTTGAAGCTGTTAAAACCGATTTCAGCAGCAAGAACTCAGCCTCCGCATTGGTTCTTCAGGCGGAAAATTATCAGCATCTCGGCGAAAACGAACAAGCTTTAAAACTATATGATAAAGCAATTAATTTTAGCTCGGAATATGAAGACGCGCCCGATTGGTCTAACATCCTGGGTGAGGCATACATGGGTTTCGGTTGGGTTAAAAGCAAACTGGGAGAGCTTGACCAGGCGGTTAAAAGTTATTTTAAAGCGCTTGATTATTTTATCGAAAACCCGGAAAGGATGTGCCGGGTATTAAGCTATATCGGCATCGGCTATGCCAGAAAAGGTGATTTCGACGGCGCGCTCGATTATTACAACCGTTCGCTGACTGTCTGCCGCGAAAATAACTACAAATGGCCGGCTATGCAATTATACGGCAATATCGGCAATGTGTATAATGCCAAAGGCGAACATGATGAAGCTTTAGAGCATTATAAAAAATCTTTGGCAATAGCTTTGGAGATATCCGACAAGCGAATCGAGGGTATTAATTTTCTGAACATCGGTCATATCTATAATCATCTCGACCAGCGAGTTAAAGCGTTGGATTATTTTCAGAAAGCGCTGCAAATCCAGAAAACGATTGGCGACCGAGGCAGCGAAGCCATTAACTATAATAATCTGGCGGAAACCTATTTCAACTTAGGGCAATTGAAGCGGGCTTTCGATTATTCGATTAAAGGCATTGAACTGGCTAAAGAGATAAAAGAACCCCGCATCGAACTGGCGAACCTGAAAGGGCTGGCTGATGTTTATCTATCTATTGGGGATACAGATAACGCCTATGAGAATATCGAAACCGCTCTCACGCTGGCTGAGAAACTCAATGATGACCAGCAAAAAACCTGGGTTCTGGCAATTAAGGCTGAAATTCAATTTGAGCGCGGTGATATAGACGATTCGCAAAAAAGCCTGTCGGATGCTTTGGCAGCCAAGCCTGAGCATACGGGATTGAAAGCTCGTCTGCTTATGGCTAAGGCGTTGGTAAATCTCAAAACTAACGATTTATTGTCGGCGGAGCAGTCTATATCAACAGTATCTCAGCTTGAAATGCCGATGAGTTTCAAGTCAGCTTGCCATCATTTGAAAGCGCTTTATCTGTTTAAAAAGGATAAGCATAAAAGTAATCTGCATAAAGCGGAAACAGAAATCCTTACGGCTTTTGGGCATGCTGAAAAATATGGTCCGGCAGGGGAGAAGCCCAAATGCTTAATGACATTATCGCGAATTAAAAGAAGCCTTGGCGAAAAATATGAAAATTATATAAATCAAGCTAATAATTTAGCCTCTGGTTATTGCGCCGGTTGGCCATCCCAAACCCAAGGTCGATACCTTAGTAATTTTAAGCCTATCGACGAAAGCAAGGTGTTGGTTGGTCAAGGACGTGATAAACCGTTGCGCGATAAGGATATGAAGGTGCATATGGAAAAATCAAGCAGAGAGAAAAGACTTGAAGCGCTGTTTGAAGCATCAAAAACTGTCAATTCAATACATGAGCTTGACCCCTTATTAAATCAGGTGATGGATTTGATGCTTTCGAACCTTGAAGCAGATCGCGGTTTTATTATGCTAAAAGATAACGGCGATGAGAAAAACGGCAGTCTTGAGCCGATGATAGCCAGAAACCTTGATAAGGAAAATATTGTAGGCGAGGATACAATATCACGTTCTACTATTGACGATGTTTTCAATTCGGGTGAACCGCTTTTATTAAACATAGCTCCCGGCGAACAAACTGACAGGGAATCCGTGATTGATTTTCACATTACATCTATAATGTGCGCTCCCTTGAAAGCTAAAGACCGGGCAACCGGCATTGTGTATATTGATACGCGGGCAACAAACAGGGTTTTTGATAATGATGATCTCGATTTTCTGTTGAGCTTTTGCAATCTGGCGGCAATAGCCATAGAAAATGCCCGCCTGACCGGACGTTTGACCGACCGCAATGTTTACCTTCAGAAGCAGGTTGAAAAGAGTTCCAGTTTCAAGAATATAATCGGCAGATCATCCCCGATGCAGAGAGTTTTCAGGATGGCAGAGTCGGTGGCTGTTAGCGATGCGACAGTCGTAATTACCGGCGAGTCGGGCACCGGCAAGGAGATACTTGCCAAGGCAATACATTATTCGAGTTTGCGGAAGAAGGCTCGCTTTATACCGATTGACTGCGGCGCGCTGCCCGAATCGCTTTTAGAATCGGAACTGTTCGGTCATAAGAAAGGTGCTTTTACCGGAGCCATATCCGACCGAATAGGCTTGTTTGAGGAGGCTGATAACGGCACGGTCTTTTTAGATGAGATTACCAATACCAGTCAGACATTCCAGGTTAAATTGCTCAGGGTAATTCAGGAGGGCGAGTTCAGGCGGGTTGGCGATGTTAAATCGCGCCGTATTGATGTTCGCATTTTAGCGGCTACCAACAAAGACTTGAAAACGGAGGTTGAAGCAGGCAATTTTCGCGAAGACTTATACTACCGTATTAATGTAGTTAATATTTTGCTGCCGCCTTTAAAAGAACGCAAGGAGGATATTCCTATTTTGGCCGATTATTTCCTCGAGAATATATGCAATAAAATGAAAATGCCGAAAAAATCAATCACCTCCAAAGCGATTGATTATCTTGTTAATTATCATTGGCCGGGTAATATTCGGCAGCTGGAAAATATTATCGAGAGGATGGTTATTTTTTCCAAGGGTGAGTTTATTGATGCGTCAGATCTTCCCCATGAGATAAAATCGATGTTTGATAGCATGCCAATCGAGAATAAAACACAGTTTAATGTTCCGTCAACAAAAGTCGAATTGAAAGCCGCTAAGTGTCAACTTGATAGACTGTTTCTGGTGGGTCTGATGGAACAAGCCGAGGGAAATGTTATGAAAGCCGCCCAAATATCAGGCACAGACAGAACCCAGCTTCATCACATGCTTAATAAATATAATCTGAATTCGGTAGATTTTAAGAAGGATTAAGCAGAACTGTCTGCCTTAGGCAGGTGAGCAGTCTGTTGACAAAGCCTGCCC
This region of Candidatus Zixiibacteriota bacterium genomic DNA includes:
- a CDS encoding sigma 54-interacting transcriptional regulator translates to MMKTIDNQYEAIESLGIGGMGEVFKVVDINDNSIKALKILKPDLISELDWFKEEFNILTQLRHPYLVRVYNFGMENDNNPYYTMDLMPGGDIKIKAENCPLDEFYKLALMSLSALDYIHSRNIIHGDLKPSNILFDELGNLRLVDFGLAVHLKSDRSRSSGTLEFASPEIIKHGKLSSRSDLYSLGLVLYELLFDKPLLKGTTSQILAYKLNKPVELPEFPVDKGGDNLRQVINRLLENDPEKRYQVAGEVSAIIENLYHASAPEGKLANDRLPVSVMSDTSRDYFERASFCGRNEEFKALKKAYSRLSEGENSIYYLSGESGVGKSRLAEQFKYDIQMEGCYFVQSVCTPGDDQPLAPIRKLIEQLFILFDPDYSIFKTLGDEVKRLFPEIFQDIHGEQDVNRGKQRLFYNLQKYIEQICSDNSLVLLVEDLQYADSVTIEFINLISQSSKSSYRPAGNGFLLILTSQIIPDESHWDFTKSARHIILKPADSELWDEFLHNLFGDFKPPADFSEKLYHETGGNFFFAEELLKSLADGRALIRSEGFWKLETEKLTDFPLPGSVKEAISHRLSYLGLNYRAIVEQATVMDTLFKPADLLELSGFSDKDNELLDELILLRVFRRQNGSLQFLHNQVKDVAYNSLRSDKKIKLHYQAAIYFEKRKANPEYLAAQFLAAGEKGKAYKYLCQSAENAVGIFGWSQAANYYKQIIELIADWPEAPKSARFDALSGQARALMFIDPKAAEKLFEDIQLEAVKTDFSSKNSASALVLQAENYQHLGENEQALKLYDKAINFSSEYEDAPDWSNILGEAYMGFGWVKSKLGELDQAVKSYFKALDYFIENPERMCRVLSYIGIGYARKGDFDGALDYYNRSLTVCRENNYKWPAMQLYGNIGNVYNAKGEHDEALEHYKKSLAIALEISDKRIEGINFLNIGHIYNHLDQRVKALDYFQKALQIQKTIGDRGSEAINYNNLAETYFNLGQLKRAFDYSIKGIELAKEIKEPRIELANLKGLADVYLSIGDTDNAYENIETALTLAEKLNDDQQKTWVLAIKAEIQFERGDIDDSQKSLSDALAAKPEHTGLKARLLMAKALVNLKTNDLLSAEQSISTVSQLEMPMSFKSACHHLKALYLFKKDKHKSNLHKAETEILTAFGHAEKYGPAGEKPKCLMTLSRIKRSLGEKYENYINQANNLASGYCAGWPSQTQGRYLSNFKPIDESKVLVGQGRDKPLRDKDMKVHMEKSSREKRLEALFEASKTVNSIHELDPLLNQVMDLMLSNLEADRGFIMLKDNGDEKNGSLEPMIARNLDKENIVGEDTISRSTIDDVFNSGEPLLLNIAPGEQTDRESVIDFHITSIMCAPLKAKDRATGIVYIDTRATNRVFDNDDLDFLLSFCNLAAIAIENARLTGRLTDRNVYLQKQVEKSSSFKNIIGRSSPMQRVFRMAESVAVSDATVVITGESGTGKEILAKAIHYSSLRKKARFIPIDCGALPESLLESELFGHKKGAFTGAISDRIGLFEEADNGTVFLDEITNTSQTFQVKLLRVIQEGEFRRVGDVKSRRIDVRILAATNKDLKTEVEAGNFREDLYYRINVVNILLPPLKERKEDIPILADYFLENICNKMKMPKKSITSKAIDYLVNYHWPGNIRQLENIIERMVIFSKGEFIDASDLPHEIKSMFDSMPIENKTQFNVPSTKVELKAAKCQLDRLFLVGLMEQAEGNVMKAAQISGTDRTQLHHMLNKYNLNSVDFKKD